A section of the Verrucomicrobiia bacterium genome encodes:
- a CDS encoding TIM barrel protein: protein MSKINYKFCFGPWNLSEGQDPYGPPTRQARSFEWKLEQLKKHGFDAMMFHDDDAVPDIDNKSAAQVREEAKALKRRLDDLGIAAEIVAPRLWFSPMTIDGAYTSNDPKCRRYAIERSKRCIDVARYLGTDLIVLWLAREGSYLREAKNARKCVDYLVEAIDAQLEYDKKIRIAIEPKPNEPMDVAYIPTIGHALALAQLTCDPKRVGCLIETAHAILAGLDPADEIDFAMAFGKLWSIHLNDQNGLKFDQDKPFGSANLRVAFNQVRALERNGYGRRGEYVAFDVHPFRTTKEEHWMAHLINSRATFLRLVEKARTFDEKAAQQLIAARDYQALDQMVLEHLMGR from the coding sequence ATGTCAAAAATCAACTACAAGTTTTGTTTCGGGCCGTGGAATCTGAGTGAAGGTCAGGATCCGTATGGGCCGCCGACGCGGCAGGCGCGGTCGTTTGAGTGGAAGCTGGAGCAGCTCAAGAAGCACGGCTTCGATGCGATGATGTTTCATGATGATGACGCGGTGCCGGACATTGACAACAAGAGCGCGGCGCAGGTGCGGGAGGAGGCGAAGGCGCTGAAGCGGCGGCTGGATGATCTGGGGATAGCGGCGGAGATTGTGGCGCCGCGGTTGTGGTTCAGTCCGATGACCATCGATGGGGCGTACACGAGCAATGATCCGAAGTGCCGGCGGTACGCGATTGAGCGGTCGAAGCGGTGCATTGATGTGGCGCGGTATCTGGGGACGGATTTGATTGTGCTGTGGCTGGCCCGGGAGGGGTCGTACCTGCGGGAGGCGAAGAATGCGCGGAAGTGTGTGGATTATCTGGTGGAGGCGATTGATGCGCAGTTGGAGTACGACAAGAAGATTCGCATTGCGATCGAGCCGAAGCCCAACGAGCCGATGGATGTGGCGTACATTCCGACGATTGGGCACGCGCTGGCGCTGGCGCAACTGACGTGTGATCCGAAGCGGGTGGGGTGTTTGATTGAGACGGCGCACGCGATACTGGCGGGGCTGGATCCGGCGGACGAGATAGATTTTGCGATGGCGTTCGGGAAGCTGTGGAGCATTCATTTGAACGATCAAAACGGATTGAAGTTTGACCAGGACAAACCGTTTGGGAGCGCCAATCTGCGGGTGGCATTCAATCAGGTGCGGGCGCTGGAGCGGAATGGTTATGGGCGGCGGGGGGAATATGTGGCGTTTGATGTGCATCCGTTTCGCACGACCAAGGAGGAGCACTGGATGGCGCATTTGATCAACAGCCGGGCGACGTTTTTGCGGCTGGTGGAGAAGGCGCGGACGTTTGACGAGAAGGCGGCGCAGCAACTGATCGCCGCGCGGGATTACCAGGCGCTGGATCAGATGGTGCTGGAGCATTTGATGGGGCGGTAA